A region from the Leopardus geoffroyi isolate Oge1 chromosome C2, O.geoffroyi_Oge1_pat1.0, whole genome shotgun sequence genome encodes:
- the CFAP298 gene encoding cilia- and flagella-associated protein 298 isoform X2: MVLLHVKRGDESQFLLQAPGSTELEELTVQVTRVYNARLKVQRVCSEMEELAEHGIFLPPNMQGLTDDQIEELKLRDEWGEKCVPSGGSVFKKDDIGRRNGQAPNEKMKEVLKKTIEEARAIISKKQVEAGVCVTMEMVKDALDQLRGAVMIVYPMGLPPYDPIRMEFENKEDLSGTQAGLNVIEEPEAQLWWAAKELRRTKKLSDYVGKNEKTKIIVKIQQRGQGAPAREPIISSAEQKQLMLYYHRRQEELKTLFASGSVLYSHDRCCLGRNGRSVFSPCESGVRRAA, from the exons ATGGTTCTGCTGCACGTGAAGCGGGGCGACGAGAGCCAGTTCCTGCTGCAGGCGCCGGGGAGCACGGAGCTGGAGGAGCTCACGGTGCAGGTGACCCGGGTCTACAACGCGCGGCTCAAGGTGCAGCGCGTCTGCTCAG aaatggaagaattggCAGAACACGGCATATTTCTCCCCCCTAATATGCAAGGACTGACTGATGACCAGATTGAAGAATTGAAATTAAGGGATGAATGGGGTGAAAAGTGTGTACCCAGTGGGGGCTCGGTATTTAAAAAGGATGACATCGGCCGAAGGAATGGGCAAG CTCCAAATGAAAAGATGAAGGAAGTGTTAAAGAAGACCATAGAAGAGGCCAGAGCAATCATATCGAAG AAACAAGTGGAAGCTGGAGTCTGTGTTACCATGGAGATGGTGAAAGACGCCTTGGACCAGCTGCGAGGTGCAGTGATGATTGTCTATCCCATGGGGCTGCCGCCATACGATCCCATCCGGATGGAATTCGAAAATAAAGAAGACTTGTCTGGGACTCAG GCAGGACTGAATGTTATTGAAGAACCCGAGGCCCAACTGTGGTGGGCGGCCAAGGAGCTCAGAAGAACAAAGAAGCTTTCAGACTATGTGGgcaaaaatgagaaaaccaaaatTATCGTCAAGATTCAGCAA AGGGGACAAGGGGCCCCAGCCCGAGAACCGATCATCAGCAGTGCGGAGCAGAAGCAGCTGATGCTGTATTATCACAGAAGACAGGAGGAGCTCAAG ACACTTTTTGCTTCTGGATCTGTTTTATATTCTCACGACCGCTGCTGccttggaagaaatggaagaagtgtCTTTTCTCCCTGCGAGTCAGGTGTCCGCCGAGCAGCGTGA
- the CFAP298 gene encoding cilia- and flagella-associated protein 298 isoform X1 — protein MVLLHVKRGDESQFLLQAPGSTELEELTVQVTRVYNARLKVQRVCSEMEELAEHGIFLPPNMQGLTDDQIEELKLRDEWGEKCVPSGGSVFKKDDIGRRNGQAPNEKMKEVLKKTIEEARAIISKKQVEAGVCVTMEMVKDALDQLRGAVMIVYPMGLPPYDPIRMEFENKEDLSGTQAGLNVIEEPEAQLWWAAKELRRTKKLSDYVGKNEKTKIIVKIQQRGQGAPAREPIISSAEQKQLMLYYHRRQEELKKLEENDDDSCLNSPWADNTALKRHFHGVKDIKWRPR, from the exons ATGGTTCTGCTGCACGTGAAGCGGGGCGACGAGAGCCAGTTCCTGCTGCAGGCGCCGGGGAGCACGGAGCTGGAGGAGCTCACGGTGCAGGTGACCCGGGTCTACAACGCGCGGCTCAAGGTGCAGCGCGTCTGCTCAG aaatggaagaattggCAGAACACGGCATATTTCTCCCCCCTAATATGCAAGGACTGACTGATGACCAGATTGAAGAATTGAAATTAAGGGATGAATGGGGTGAAAAGTGTGTACCCAGTGGGGGCTCGGTATTTAAAAAGGATGACATCGGCCGAAGGAATGGGCAAG CTCCAAATGAAAAGATGAAGGAAGTGTTAAAGAAGACCATAGAAGAGGCCAGAGCAATCATATCGAAG AAACAAGTGGAAGCTGGAGTCTGTGTTACCATGGAGATGGTGAAAGACGCCTTGGACCAGCTGCGAGGTGCAGTGATGATTGTCTATCCCATGGGGCTGCCGCCATACGATCCCATCCGGATGGAATTCGAAAATAAAGAAGACTTGTCTGGGACTCAG GCAGGACTGAATGTTATTGAAGAACCCGAGGCCCAACTGTGGTGGGCGGCCAAGGAGCTCAGAAGAACAAAGAAGCTTTCAGACTATGTGGgcaaaaatgagaaaaccaaaatTATCGTCAAGATTCAGCAA AGGGGACAAGGGGCCCCAGCCCGAGAACCGATCATCAGCAGTGCGGAGCAGAAGCAGCTGATGCTGTATTATCACAGAAGACAGGAGGAGCTCAAG aaattggaagaaaatgaCGATGACTCCTGTTTAAATTCCCCATGGGCAGATAACACTGCTTTGAAAAGACATTTCCACGGGGTAAAAGACATCAAGTGGAGGCCAAGATGA
- the CFAP298 gene encoding cilia- and flagella-associated protein 298 isoform X3 produces MNGVKSVYPVGARYLKRMTSAEGMGKKQVEAGVCVTMEMVKDALDQLRGAVMIVYPMGLPPYDPIRMEFENKEDLSGTQAGLNVIEEPEAQLWWAAKELRRTKKLSDYVGKNEKTKIIVKIQQRGQGAPAREPIISSAEQKQLMLYYHRRQEELKKLEENDDDSCLNSPWADNTALKRHFHGVKDIKWRPR; encoded by the exons ATGAATGGGGTGAAAAGTGTGTACCCAGTGGGGGCTCGGTATTTAAAAAGGATGACATCGGCCGAAGGAATGGGCAAG AAACAAGTGGAAGCTGGAGTCTGTGTTACCATGGAGATGGTGAAAGACGCCTTGGACCAGCTGCGAGGTGCAGTGATGATTGTCTATCCCATGGGGCTGCCGCCATACGATCCCATCCGGATGGAATTCGAAAATAAAGAAGACTTGTCTGGGACTCAG GCAGGACTGAATGTTATTGAAGAACCCGAGGCCCAACTGTGGTGGGCGGCCAAGGAGCTCAGAAGAACAAAGAAGCTTTCAGACTATGTGGgcaaaaatgagaaaaccaaaatTATCGTCAAGATTCAGCAA AGGGGACAAGGGGCCCCAGCCCGAGAACCGATCATCAGCAGTGCGGAGCAGAAGCAGCTGATGCTGTATTATCACAGAAGACAGGAGGAGCTCAAG aaattggaagaaaatgaCGATGACTCCTGTTTAAATTCCCCATGGGCAGATAACACTGCTTTGAAAAGACATTTCCACGGGGTAAAAGACATCAAGTGGAGGCCAAGATGA